The Coffea arabica cultivar ET-39 chromosome 4e, Coffea Arabica ET-39 HiFi, whole genome shotgun sequence genome includes a window with the following:
- the LOC113742850 gene encoding uncharacterized protein produces the protein MDALQVVSSAMQIVSSMVAAIGSLEQASRNLDDAPKRIRILEEFVSELENLVLKTRQKHVYKLHDSRLERQIQSLNNLIDRLHPNITKAKRIVSKSKFKNFAKVVWNSMAGDPLAKILLSIQYDLKWWLESQNLSRDVENVIERTARNIPSRLKVNSDQGYPILGKCSFVQNMLEKDDTHHVILIVGLSGIGKTCLARQVASDLPSKFVDGAIELRFGQWCSRAACNGNKAEYQRRLTRKLTKFLVQIGSQKKMQDEHCRDLEDIGYLLQEALYGKSILVLLDDVWEQDIVERFAKLYDNNCKYLVTTRNESIYEITEAEKVELSKDDIMEISKAVLLHHTFLTEDQLPEVAEMLLERCGHHPLTVAVMGKALRKEVRAEKWEKAISDLSTYATSAPGPISYVNEKEAETTVTIFGSLEFSLEVMPEDSRKLFIAFASLSWAEPLPEACLEAIWSVIGQENLFPLTVCKLVEGSLLMKTDATSIYQVHDMVSLYLNSKENDSVIMLLTESTAEKSAFISPWLFIFGKNAVKIVSEQKIESALGSSEEKQAIIVLESIIQAFMSSELISEIEATRASLSRILGPKIGDLMSAESQSLVALSAKAIISIFTKADFSNYLPSLETTGAVDNLADILQVCDDPMVQTNISTVLAKLAEFGTPGTVDKVLQRIPLSQLADLLSPSAEEWHDSVFTTLISLMKAGKSKAVEKMFASELDKSLIRLLENGSDVTQHHALVILKSFYELGGPSTNGSLGPGILKLLPWQARLRLEKYVLSNQNSLPSPKPQTFDDIIHKMLENSDKRILEAMQDVIPIVEKAGEPIIGDMILRSLLVKRLSELLPRTIPFEG, from the exons ATGGATGCCCTGCAAGTTGTTTCCTCCGCAATGCAGATTGTTTCAAGTATGGTTGCTGCTATTGGATCACTAGAGCAAGCATCTAGAAATCTTGATGATGCTCCAAAGAGAATTCGAATCCTTGAGGAATTTGTGTCTGAACTCGAAAATTTGGTCCTCAAAACAAGGCAAAAACACGTGTATAAGCTCCATGATTCCCGTTTGGAGCGCCAAATACAGAGCTTGAATAATCTTATTGATCGGCTGCATCCAAACATCACAAAGGCAAAAAGGATAGTGTCAAAAAGCAAATTTAAGAACTTTGCTAAAGTTGTATGGAACTCAATGGCTGGTGATCCTCTTGCAAAGATTTTGCTTTCGATACAGTATGACTTGAAATGGTGGCTTGAATCTCAGAATTTGTCAAGGGATGTCGAGAATGTTATAGAAAGGACAGCTAGAAACATCCCAAGTCGATTGAAGGTAAACTCAGATCAAGGCTACCCGATATTGGGTAAGTGCtcttttgtgcaaaacatgcTGGAGAAAGATGATACTCACCATGTTATCTTAATTGTTGGACTGTCTGGCATTGGGAAGACATGTTTAGCTCGTCAAGTGGCTTCTGATCTTCCATCAAAATTTGTAGATGGTGCCATTGAACTTCGATTTGGGCAATGGTGCAGCAGGGCTGCTTGCAACGGGAACAAGGCTGAATATCAGAGGCGATTGACAAGGAAACTGACAAAATTCCTGGTGCAGATTGGGTCTCAGAAAAAGATGCAGGATGAACACTGCAGAGATCTTGAAGACATTGGTTACTTGCTTCAAGAAGCACTATATGGGAAGAGCATTTTGGTACTCCTTGATGATGTCTGGGAACAAGATATTGTTGAACGTTTTGCAAAGTTGTATGATAACAACTGTAAATACTTAGTAACAACTAGGAACGAGTCTATCTATGAGATAACAGAAGCTGAGAAAGTAGAGTTGAGTAAGGATGACATAATGGAAATAAGCAAGGCAGTTCTTCTACACCATACCTTTCTTACGGAGGATCAGCTACCA GAGGTTGCTGAAATGTTGCTTGAACGTTGTGGTCACCATCCTTTAACAGTTGCTGTCATGGGCAAGGCTCTTCGCAAAGAAGTAAGAGCTGAGAAATGGGAAAAGGCCATATCCGACCTATCAACATATGCCACATCTGCACCAGGTCCAATTTCATATGTAAATGAGAAAGAAGCTGAGACCACCGTTACCATATTTGGATCACTTGAGTTCAGCCTTGAAGTGATGCCAGAAGACTCAAGAAAGCTGTTTATTGCTTTCGCTTCTCTTTCATGGGCAGAACCTCTTCCTGAAGCTTGCCTAGAGGCCATATGGTCGGTTATTGGGCAGGAAAATTTGTTTCCTCTTACAGTTTGCAAGCTTGTTGAAGGTTCTCTACTGATGAAAACTGATGCCACTTCTATATACCAAGTACATGACATGGTTTCCCTATACCTTAACAGCAAGGAAAATGATTCAGTTATTATGCTTCTGACAGAATCTACTGCTGAGAAATCAGCATTTATCAGTCCCTGGCTTTTTATTTTTGGGAAGAATGCAGTTAAAATAGTTTCTGAGCAAAAGATTGAATCTGCCCTTGGCTCTTCTGAAGAAAAGCAGGCAATTATTGTCTTGGAATCAATTATTCAAGCATTCATGTCTAGCGAATTAATCTCAGAAATTGAGGCCACCAGAGCAAGCTTGAGTAGGATTTTAGGACCCAAGATTGGAGATCTGATGTCTGCTGAATCACAGAGTCTGGTTGCTCTCTCTGCAAAAGCAATCATCAGCATTTTCACGAAAGCTGATTTCTCCAACTACTTGCCATCCCTTGAAACTACTGGTGCAGTTGATAACCTTGCAGATATATTGCAAGTCTGTGATGACCCTATGGTCCAAACTAACATTTCAACTGTCCTAGCAAAGCTTGCTGAGTTTGGAACCCCTGGCACAGTAGATAAGGTCCTTCAGAGAATTCCGTTGAGTCAGCTGGCAGATTTGCTCTCTCCTAGTGCTGAGGAATGGCATGACAGTGTATTTACAACATTGATTTCATTAATGAAAGCTGGAAAATCGAAAGCTGTTGAGAAAATGTTTGCTTCTGAGTTAGATAAGAGCTTGATTAGACTTCTTGAGAATGGGTCTGATGTTACTCAACACCATGCGCTTGTCATATTGAAGTCATTTTATGAGCTTGGAGGTCCTTCAACAAATGGATCACTTGGCCCTGGTATTCTAAAGTTGCTGCCTTGGCAAGCAAGACTTCGATTGGAAAAATATGTGTTGTCAAATCAAAACTCTCTCCCTTCACCAAAGCCACAGACTTTTGATGATATCATCCACAAAATGCTGGAAAATAGTGACAAGCGAATACTGGAAGCTATGCAAGATGTCATACCAATAGTAGAAAAAGCAGGAGAACCAATAATCGGAGACATGATCTTAAGAAGTCTCCTTGTAAAACGATTGTCAGAACTCTTGCCAAGAACAATACCTTTTGAAGGCTGA
- the LOC113742636 gene encoding F-box/kelch-repeat protein At5g43190-like — protein MWSNLPFDLLANVFSFLSPDSLACAKSSCRHWHQCARYLATPESPRRHPPWFIALPNRSRGLFCCASNPIDNNNNSSWYMLPLDFLPIPTRPVSATAGLILLRSTSTTPFQLAICNPFTRQFRHLPMLNVTRINPAVGVMELDPGHQFGELNFRAYVAGGMSEAPGGGALYEPKVEMYDSRCDTWKVIGSMPVEFAVRLTVWTPNESVYSNGILYWMTSARAYSVMGFEIATNNWRELSVPVADRLEFAALVQRNGKLTLLGGKCGGDACIWELGEGDVWRMIEKVPFQLGMRFLGGKGCWDSTKCVGNNGIVCLYKDLGSGMLVWREVVDEGRWEWFWIDGCCSIRGQQLQNFQIKGLLLHPNLAHSSLLNA, from the coding sequence ATGTGGAGCAACCTTCCCTTTGATCTCCTAGCTAACGTCTTCTCCTTCCTTTCCCCTGACTCCTTGGCCTGCGCCAAATCCTCCTGCCGCCATTGGCATCAATGTGCTAGGTACTTGGCCACGCCGGAGTCGCCGCGGCGACATCCACCATGGTTCATAGCCTTGCCTAATCGCAGCCGCGGTCTCTTTTGCTGTGCTTCTAATCCAAttgacaacaacaacaacagcaGTTGGTACATGTTACCACTTGACTTTCTCCCAATCCCAACCCGACCCGTTTCTGCAACAGCTGGTCTAATTCTTCTAAGATCAACTAGCACTACGCCTTTTCAATTAGCCATATGCAACCCTTTTACCAGGCAATTTAGGCACCTGCCGATGCTAAATGTCACCAGGATTAATCCAGCGGTTGGGGTCATGGAATTGGATCCAGGCCATCAATTCGGCGAGCTCAACTTCAGGGCCTATGTTGCCGGTGGCATGTCTGAAGCGCCGGGCGGCGGCGCGTTATACGAGCCAAAGGTGGAAATGTACGATTCGCGGTGTGACACGTGGAAGGTTATCGGATCAATGCCAGTGGAATTTGCAGTGAGACTAACAGTTTGGACACCCAATGAAAGCGTGTACTCCAATGGGATCCTGTACTGGATGACATCAGCCAGAGCCTATAGTGTGATGGGATTTGAGATTGCTACAAATAACTGGAGAGAATTGAGTGTGCCGGTTGCTGATAGGCTGGAGTTCGCAGCATTGGTGCAGAGGAATGGGAAGCTGACGCTCCTTGGTGGCAAGTGTGGTGGTGATGCGTGTATATGGGAGCTGGGAGAAGGGGATGTATGGCGTATGATTGAGAAGGTGCCATTTCAATTGGGGATGAGATTTTTGGGAGGAAAAGGCTGTTGGGATAGCACCAAATGTGTTGGCAATAATGGGATAGTTTGCCTGTACAAGGATCTTGGATCGGGCATGTTAGTTTGGAGGGAAGTTGTAGATGAGGGCAGGTGGGAATGGTTTTGGATTGATGGATGTTGTTCGATAAGAGGCCAGCAACTGCAGAATTTTCAGATTAAAGGACTCCTGCTACATCCAAATCTTGCTCATTCCTCCCTCCTCAATGCATAA